One Dama dama isolate Ldn47 chromosome 31, ASM3311817v1, whole genome shotgun sequence genomic window carries:
- the LOC133049953 gene encoding keratin-associated protein 6-1-like, whose amino-acid sequence MCGYYGNYYGGLGCGSYGYGGLGRGYGSCYGSGFRRLGCGYGCGYGYGARSLCGSGYGYGARSLCGSGYGYGVRSLCGSGYGYGARSLCGSGYGYGARSLCGSGYGCGSGYYY is encoded by the coding sequence ATGTGTGGCTACTACGGAAACTACTATGGCGGCCTGGGCTGTGGAAGCTACGGCTACGGAGGCCTGGGCCGTGGCTATGGCTCCTGCTATGGCTCTGGCTTCCGCAGGCTGGGCTGTGGCTACGGCTGTGGCTACGGCTATGGCGCCCGCTCTCTCTGTGGAAGTGGCTACGGCTATGGCGCCCGCTCTCTCTGTGGAAGTGGCTACGGCTATGGCGTCCGCTCTCTCTGTGGAAGTGGCTACGGCTATGGCGCCCGCTCTCTCTGTGGAAGTGGCTACGGCTATGGCGCCCGCTCTCTCTGTGGAAGTGGCTACGGATGCGGCTCTGGCTACTACTATTGA
- the LOC133049952 gene encoding keratin-associated protein 6-1-like, with amino-acid sequence MCGYYGNYYGGLGCGSYGYGGLACGYGSCYGSGFRRLGCGYGYGARSLCGSGYGYGARSLCGSGYGYGVRSLCGSGYGYGARSLCGSGYGYGARSLCGSGYGCGSGYYY; translated from the coding sequence ATGTGTGGCTACTATGGAAACTACTATGGCGGCCTGGGCTGTGGAAGCTACGGCTACGGAGGCCTGGCCTGTGGCTATGGCTCCTGCTATGGGTCTGGCTTCCGCAGGCTGGGCTGTGGCTACGGCTATGGCGCCCGCTCTCTCTGCGGAAGTGGCTACGGCTATGGCGCCCGCTCTCTCTGTGGAAGTGGCTACGGCTATGGCGTCCGCTCTCTCTGTGGAAGTGGCTACGGCTATGGCGCCCGCTCTCTCTGTGGAAGTGGCTACGGCTATGGCGCCCGCTCTCTCTGCGGAAGTGGCTACGGATGCGGCTCTGGCTACTACTATTGA